A single window of Sphaerodactylus townsendi isolate TG3544 linkage group LG03, MPM_Stown_v2.3, whole genome shotgun sequence DNA harbors:
- the UBA1 gene encoding ubiquitin-like modifier-activating enzyme 1 has protein sequence MSSSPLSKKRRLSESETKTGSNCSSGKSVQTDLREAPANGMAKNGSEADIDEGLYSRQLYVLGHEAMKRMQNANILVSGLRGLGVEIAKNIILGGVKSVTVHDQGVAEWSDLSSQFYLREEDLGKNRADISQPRLAELNSYVPVMAYTGPLSEDFLANFQVVVLTNCSLEEQLRISDFCHSQDIKLVVADTKGLFCQLFCDFGEEMVVTDTNGEQPLSAMVSMITKGCPGEVTCLDEARHGFESGDFVSFTEVEGMAELNSNEPMEIKVLGPYTFSIGDTSSFLDYERGGIVTQVKMPKKISFKSLRRSLQEPEFILTDFGKFDRPAQLHLGFQALHEFHKKHGRFPKPRNQADAAEVLALTKEMNEQAPPPLKQEQLNEDIIKELAFQATGDLAPINAFIGGLAAQEVMKACSGKFMPITQWLYFDALECLPDENKDTLLTEENCSPKHCRYDGQIAVFGSDLQAKLGQQKYFLVGAGAIGCELLKNFAMIGLGCGQGGEVVVTDMDTIEKSNLNRQFLFRPWDVTKMKSHTAAAAVKEMNPNINIISHQDCVGPDTERVYDDDFFENLDGVANALDNVDARMYMDRRCVYYRKPLLESGTLGTKGNIQVVIPFLTESYSSSQDPPEKSIPICTLKNFPNAIEHTLQWARDEFEGLFKQPAENVNQYITDAKFMERTQKLPGTQPLEVLEAVYKSLVTDRPKTWADCVAWACNHWHTQYSNNIRQLLHNFPPNQKTNSGTLFWSGPKRCPHPLTFDYSNSLHMDYVVAAANLFAQTYGITGTRDRAAIMELLHSVQVPEFTPKSGVRIHISDQELQNANASVDGSRLEELKSSLPSPQQLQEFRMLPVDFEKDDDTNFHMDFIVAASNLRAENYDIPPADRHKSKLIAGKIIPAIATTTAAVVGLVCLELFKVVQGHQRLESYKNGFLNLALPFFAFSEPVACPKNKYYNTEWTLWDRFEVQGIQPNGQEMTLREFLAYFKNEHMLEITMLSQGVSMLYSFFMEKDKLRERHDQAMTEIVTRVSRKKIGRHVKALVFELCCNDDSGDDTEVPYVRYTIR, from the exons ATGTCCAGCTCGCCGTTGTCCAAGAAGCGTCGCTTGTCTGAATCTGAGACGAAGACGGGTTCAAACTGCTCCTCTGGCAAATCGGTACAGACTGATCTACGTGAAGCGCCTGCCAAC GGTATGGCCAAGAATGGAAGCGAAGCAGACATTGATGAGGGTCTGTACTCAAGGCAGCT ATATGTGCTGGGCCATGAGGCCATGAAACGGATGCAGAATGCCAACATTCTGGTCTCCGGGCTGCGAGGTCTGGGTGTGGAGATCGCCAAGAACATCATCTTGGGTGGAGTTAAGTCCGTCACCGTCCATGACCAGGGAGTGGCTGAATGGTCCGACCTTTCTTCCCAG TTCTATTTGCGTGAGGAAGACCTGGGGAAAAATCGGGCTGACATATCCCAGCCACGACTGGCAGAGCTCAACTCGTATGTCCCTGTTATGGCTTACACTGGACCCCTGAGTGAGGACTTCCTGGCCAATTTCCAG GTGGTTGTGCTCACCAATTGCTCCCTGGAAGAACAGCTGCGCATTAGTGACTTCTGTCACAGCCAAGATATTAAACTGGTAGTGGCGGATACCAAGGGTCTGTTTTG CCAGTTGTTTTGTGACTTTGGCGAGGAGATGGTTGTGACGGACACCAATGGGGAACAGCCTCTCAGTGCTATGGTCTCCATGATCACCAAG GGATGCCCTGGAGAAGTAACCTGCCTGGATGAAGCTCGGCATGGCTTTGAGAGTGGGGACTTTGTTTCTTTCACTGAAGTGGAGGGCATGGCAGAACTAAACAGCAACGAACCCATGGAAATCAAAGTGCTTG GGCCCTACACATTCAGCATTGGTGATACCTCCAGCTTTTTGGACTATGAACGCGGTGGCATCGTCACCCAGGTTAAGATGCCAAAGAAGATTAGCTTT aaATCTCTGCGTCGTTCCTTGCAAGAACCGGAATTCATACTCACCGACTTTGGCAAGTTTGATCGACCAGCCCAGCTGCATTTGGGATTCCAGGCTTTACATGAGTTTCATAAGAAGCACGGCCGTTTTCCCAAACCCCGCAACCAG gCAGACGCTGCTGAGGTGCTGGCGTTGACTAAGGAAATGAATGAACAAGCACCACCCCCTCTTAAGCAAGAGCAGCTGAATGAGGACATCATCAAAGAGCTGGCTTTCCAGGCTACTGGGGATCTGGCTCCCATCAACGCCTTCATCGGGGGACTGGCTGCACAGGAAGTCATGAAG GCCTGTTCAGGCAAATTCATGCCCATCACTCAGTGGCTGTACTTCGATGCCCTGGAGTGCCTGCCAGATGAAAATAAAGACACTTTACTGACAGAGGAGAACTGCAGCCCT AAACACTGTCGATACGATGGGCAGATTGCTGTCTTCGGCAGTGACTTGCAGGCGAAGCTGGGTCAGCAGAAGTACTTCCTG GTTGGTGCTGGTGCCATTGGCTGTGAGCTGCTGAAGAATTTTGCCATGATTGGTCTAGGCTGTGGCCAAGGGGGAGAAGTTGTTGTGACTGACATGGACACGATTGAGAAATCCAACCTCAACAGGCAGTTTCTGTTCCGGCCTTGGGATGTAACG AAAATGAAATCTCATACAGCTGCTGCCGCGGTGAAAGAAATGAACCCCAACATCAACATCATCAGTCACCAAGACTGCGTGGGCCCTGACACTGAGCGTGTTTATGACGACGACTTCTTTGAGAACCTTGACGGCGTGGCAAATGCGTTGGACAACGTGGATGCTC GGATGTACATGGACCGTCGCTGTGTCTACTACCGCAAGCCCTTGCTGGAATCAGGAACATTGGGGACTAAAGGGAACATTCAGGTGGTGATCCCATTCCTAACAGAGTCCTACAGCTCCAGCCAGGACCCACCTGAAAAATCCATCCCCATCTGCACCCTGAAGAACTTTCCCAATGCCATTGAGCACACCCTGCAG tgggcCCGTGATGAATTTGAAGGTCTTTTCAAGCAGCCTGCGGAAAATGTCAACCAGTACATCAC AGACGCCAAGTTCATGGAACGGACCCAAAAGCTGCCTGGCACCCAGCCTTTGGAGGTGTTAGAAGCTGTCTACAAGAGCTTGGTGACTGACCGGCCCAAAACGTGGGCCGACTGTGTAGCTTGGGCCTGCAATCATTGGCACACCCAGTACTCCAACAATATTCGTCAGCTGCTTcacaatttccccccaaatcaG AAAACCAACTCGGGAACCCTCTTCTGGTCAGGTCCCAAGCGATGCCCTCACCCACTCACCTTCGATTACAGCAAC TCCTTGCACATGGAttatgtggtggcagctgcaaatTTGTTTGCACAGACCTATGGCATCACAGGCACCAGGGACAGAGCAGCTATCATGGAACTGCTGCACTCGGTCCAAGTTCCAGAATTCACTCCCAAGTCAGGCGTCCGCATCCACATCTCTGACCAAGAGCTGCAGAATGCAAATGCTTCTGTTG ATGGCAGCCGGTTGGAAGAACTGAAATCTTCACTCCCAAGTCCCCAGCAACTGCAAGAGTTCAGGATGCTCCCTGTCGATTTTGAAAAG GATGATGACACAAACTTCCATATGGATTTCATCGTGGCTGCGTCCAACCTGAGAGCAGAGAACTACGATATTCCTCCTGCTGACCGGCATAAG AGCAAGTTGATTGCCGGGAAGATTATACCCGCTATTGCCACGACAACGGCAGCTGTGGTAGGCTTGGTGTGCCTGGAACTCTTCAAGGTGGTACAGGGCCATCAGCGACTCGAGTCCTATAAGAATGGCTTCCTTAACTTGGCATTGCCCTTCTTTGCTTTCTCTGAGCCTGTTGCTTGCCCCAAGAACAAG TATTACAATACTGAATGGACTCTGTGGGACCGCTTTGAAGTGCAGGGCATCCAGCCCAACGGGCAGGAGATGACACTGCGCGAGTTCCTGGCCTACTTCAAG aatGAGCACATGTTGGAGATTACAATGTTGTCCCAGGGAGTCTCCATGCTGTACTCCTTCTTCATGGAGAAGGACAAACTGAGGGAGCGCCACGACCAGGC GATGACTGAGATTGTCACCAGAGTCTCCAGGAAGAAGATTGGTCGCCACGTGAAGGCCTTGGTCTTTGAGCTGTGTTGTAATGACGACAGTGGGGATGACACGGAGGTGCCCTACGTGCGCTACACCATCCGCTAG